One stretch of Caldilineales bacterium DNA includes these proteins:
- a CDS encoding acyl-CoA dehydrogenase family protein has protein sequence MSNLSPEHETLRRETRRFAEKSVAPIAQELYNEQAEIPMEIIRQMADLGYFAMAIPEKYGGLEMDNLAVAIVTEELSRAWLSVGSVMTRMLIAGGLLLNGGTEEQKERWLPGIASGEILPAAAFTEPNAGSDTAGMQLRALKQGDKYILNGQKTWITFANRAHMMTVLARTDPDPHKRHKGLSMIVVEKKPGDGFMPPHLLGERIPTIGYHGMKSFSLSFTDFEVPAANLIGDKEGQGFYQLMGVYEVARIQTAARAVGVAQAALEAALRYSQERSQFGKPISAFQAIEHKLAYMASKVEAGRQLTYYAARMKDQGKRCDLEAGMAKLFCADMVEYVTSEAMQVHGGYGYALEYPVSRFWRDGRVFRIFEGTSEIQASVIAKRLLEK, from the coding sequence ATGAGCAACCTCTCCCCTGAACACGAAACCCTGCGCCGCGAGACGCGGCGTTTTGCCGAAAAGTCGGTCGCACCCATCGCCCAGGAGCTTTACAACGAGCAGGCCGAGATCCCGATGGAGATCATCCGGCAGATGGCCGACCTGGGCTATTTTGCCATGGCCATCCCCGAAAAATACGGCGGGCTAGAGATGGACAACCTGGCCGTGGCCATCGTCACCGAGGAATTGAGCCGGGCCTGGCTGTCGGTGGGGTCGGTGATGACCCGGATGCTGATCGCCGGCGGGCTGCTGTTGAACGGCGGCACCGAGGAACAGAAAGAGCGCTGGTTGCCCGGCATCGCCTCCGGCGAGATCCTGCCTGCGGCCGCCTTCACCGAACCGAACGCCGGCTCCGACACGGCCGGGATGCAACTACGGGCGCTGAAACAGGGCGACAAGTACATCCTCAACGGCCAGAAGACCTGGATCACCTTCGCCAACCGCGCTCACATGATGACGGTGCTGGCGCGCACCGACCCTGACCCCCACAAGCGGCACAAGGGCCTGAGCATGATCGTGGTCGAGAAGAAACCCGGCGACGGCTTCATGCCCCCGCACCTGCTGGGCGAGCGCATCCCCACCATCGGCTATCATGGCATGAAGTCGTTCTCGCTCAGCTTCACCGATTTCGAGGTTCCGGCCGCCAATCTTATCGGCGACAAAGAGGGCCAGGGCTTCTATCAGCTGATGGGCGTCTACGAGGTCGCCCGCATCCAGACGGCGGCGCGGGCCGTGGGCGTGGCTCAGGCGGCGCTGGAGGCCGCCCTCCGCTACTCGCAGGAGCGCAGCCAGTTCGGCAAACCGATCAGCGCCTTCCAGGCCATCGAACACAAGCTGGCGTACATGGCCAGCAAGGTCGAGGCCGGCCGCCAGCTGACCTATTACGCCGCCCGGATGAAGGACCAGGGCAAGCGCTGCGACCTGGAAGCGGGCATGGCCAAACTGTTTTGCGCCGATATGGTGGAATATGTCACCAGCGAGGCCATGCAGGTGCACGGCGGCTATGGCTATGCCCTGGAATATCCCGTCAGTCGCTTCTGGCGCGATGGCCGGGTTTTCCGCATCTTCGAGGGCACGAGCGAGATCCAGGCGAGCGTGATTGCGAAGAGGTTGTTGGAGAAGTAG